One Actinoplanes missouriensis 431 DNA segment encodes these proteins:
- a CDS encoding sensor histidine kinase translates to MEWKYAVGLILLALAVGVGAGLVLARVRRQGETDPKGPLEGSAAIEPDDDRPAGKNGMKGLGRKSLDSLRVGVVVLDSDDHPVLVNPAARAMGLLRSGGAPGTIAAHPILRTLAGQVRRTGVRREVELDLPRGRAGGTQAPLGLHLRAVALNSTHVAVEAADVTESHRLARVRRDFVANVSHELKTPIGALQLLAEALLDATQLPDSAPEAQSEDLIAARRFAERIHHESARMGRLVSELLELSRLQGAEPLPDPEPVPLDWVIAEVVDRTRTTSSAKNIEVVYDGPKGAMAYGNDSQIATAVTNLVENAIAYSGEDTKVSLTMRQSDDWIEIDVADQGIGIAPQDVDRIFERFYRADQARSRSTGGTGLGLAIVKHIATNHGGRVDVTSALGDGSTFTLRLPARPPEAPSPSPTAIEIESGVAGR, encoded by the coding sequence GTGGAATGGAAGTACGCCGTCGGCCTCATCCTGCTCGCGCTCGCCGTCGGTGTGGGGGCGGGTCTGGTTCTGGCCCGGGTCCGCCGGCAAGGCGAGACGGACCCGAAAGGGCCGCTGGAGGGGAGCGCCGCCATCGAACCGGACGATGACCGCCCGGCAGGTAAGAACGGGATGAAAGGGCTCGGCCGGAAGAGTCTCGACTCACTGCGGGTCGGTGTCGTCGTGCTCGACTCGGACGATCACCCCGTGCTGGTGAACCCGGCGGCGCGGGCGATGGGTCTGCTGCGCTCCGGCGGGGCGCCCGGCACGATCGCCGCGCATCCCATTCTCCGTACCCTGGCGGGGCAGGTGCGACGCACAGGCGTGCGTCGCGAGGTGGAGCTCGACCTGCCGCGAGGCCGCGCCGGTGGCACGCAGGCCCCGCTCGGACTGCACCTGCGCGCCGTCGCTCTCAACTCCACGCACGTCGCGGTCGAGGCCGCCGACGTGACCGAGTCGCACCGGCTGGCCCGCGTCCGCCGCGACTTCGTGGCGAACGTGAGCCACGAGCTGAAGACCCCGATCGGCGCCCTGCAGCTGCTGGCCGAGGCGCTGCTGGACGCCACCCAGCTGCCCGATTCGGCGCCCGAGGCGCAGTCCGAGGACCTGATCGCGGCGCGCCGGTTCGCCGAGCGCATCCACCACGAGTCGGCCCGGATGGGCCGGCTGGTCAGCGAGTTGCTGGAGCTCAGCCGCCTGCAGGGGGCCGAGCCGCTGCCGGACCCGGAGCCGGTTCCGCTGGACTGGGTGATCGCCGAGGTGGTGGACCGGACCCGCACCACGTCGTCGGCCAAGAACATCGAGGTCGTCTACGACGGCCCCAAGGGCGCCATGGCGTACGGCAACGACAGCCAGATCGCCACCGCCGTCACCAATCTCGTCGAGAACGCGATCGCGTACTCCGGCGAGGACACCAAGGTCTCGCTCACCATGCGGCAGAGCGACGACTGGATCGAGATCGACGTCGCCGATCAGGGCATCGGCATCGCTCCGCAGGACGTCGACCGGATCTTCGAACGGTTCTACCGTGCTGATCAGGCACGGTCCCGCTCCACCGGTGGCACCGGCCTCGGCCTGGCCATCGTCAAGCACATCGCCACCAACCACGGTGGCCGTGTCGACGTCACCAGCGCCCTCGGCGACGGCTCTACGTTCACCCTGCGCCTACCTGCGCGTCCCCCGGAAGCCCCCTCGCCGTCACCGACGGCGATTGAGATCGAGTCTGGTGTGGCCGGGCGCTGA
- a CDS encoding response regulator transcription factor, whose translation MARVLVVEDEESFSDALSYMLRKEGFEVSVAATGTSALTQFDRTGADIVLLDLMLPEMSGTEVCRQLRQRSAVPIIMVTARDSEIDKVVGLEIGADDYVTKPYSPRELVARIRAVLRRQGTEAAEVTTPTLAAGPVRMDVERHVVTVDGAGVQLPLKEFELLELLLRNAGRVLTRGQLIDRVWGADYVGDTKTLDVHVKRLRSKVEPEPSAPRYIVTVRGLGYKFEP comes from the coding sequence TTGGCCCGCGTGCTCGTGGTCGAGGACGAGGAGTCGTTCTCCGACGCACTGTCGTACATGCTGCGTAAAGAGGGTTTCGAGGTGTCGGTCGCTGCGACCGGAACCTCCGCTCTCACGCAGTTCGACCGGACCGGTGCCGACATCGTGCTGCTCGACCTCATGCTGCCGGAGATGTCCGGCACCGAGGTCTGCCGCCAGCTGCGGCAGCGCTCGGCCGTCCCGATCATCATGGTCACCGCCCGGGACAGCGAGATCGACAAGGTTGTCGGCCTGGAGATCGGTGCGGACGACTACGTCACCAAGCCGTACTCACCGCGTGAGCTGGTCGCCCGGATCCGTGCCGTGCTGCGCCGCCAGGGCACCGAGGCCGCCGAGGTGACCACCCCGACGCTCGCCGCCGGCCCGGTCCGGATGGACGTGGAACGCCACGTGGTCACCGTCGACGGCGCCGGCGTCCAGCTGCCGCTCAAGGAGTTCGAGCTCCTCGAGCTGCTGCTCCGCAACGCCGGCCGGGTCCTCACCCGCGGCCAGCTGATCGACCGCGTCTGGGGCGCCGATTACGTCGGCGACACCAAGACCCTCGACGTCCACGTCAAGCGCCTGCGCTCCAAGGTCGAACCCGAGCCGTCGGCCCCGCGCTACATCGTCACGGTGCGCGGTCTGGGCTACAAGTTCGAGCCCTGA
- a CDS encoding phosphoglyceromutase, producing the protein MTGTLVLLRHGNSEWNAKNLFTGWVDVDLDAKGEDEARRGGELLKEQNVLPDVVHTSLLRRAIRTSEIALHLTDRHWIPVKRSWRLNERHYGALQGKDKKQTLEAYGEEQFMLWRRSYDVPPPPIEDDSEFSQFGDARYANLPPELLPKAECLKDVLERALPYWYDEIVPDLRAGKTVLVAAHGNSLRAIVKHLDQVSDSAIAKLNIPTGIPLRYDLDDNLRPTNPGGEYLDPVAAKEAAAAVANQGKK; encoded by the coding sequence ATGACTGGAACCCTGGTGCTGCTGCGACACGGCAACAGCGAGTGGAACGCCAAGAACCTCTTCACCGGCTGGGTCGACGTGGACCTGGACGCCAAGGGTGAGGACGAGGCCCGTCGTGGTGGCGAGCTGCTCAAGGAGCAGAACGTGCTGCCCGACGTGGTGCACACCAGCCTTCTCCGTCGCGCGATCCGGACCAGCGAGATCGCGCTGCACCTCACCGACCGTCACTGGATCCCGGTGAAGCGCTCGTGGCGGCTGAACGAACGCCACTACGGCGCGTTGCAGGGCAAGGACAAGAAGCAGACCCTCGAGGCGTACGGCGAGGAGCAGTTCATGCTCTGGCGCCGGTCGTACGACGTGCCCCCGCCCCCGATCGAGGACGACTCCGAGTTCTCCCAGTTCGGTGACGCGCGGTACGCCAACCTCCCGCCCGAGCTGCTGCCGAAGGCGGAGTGCCTGAAGGACGTCCTGGAGCGGGCCCTGCCCTACTGGTACGACGAGATCGTCCCGGACCTGCGCGCCGGCAAGACGGTCCTGGTCGCCGCGCACGGCAACTCGCTGCGCGCGATCGTGAAGCACCTGGACCAGGTCTCGGACTCCGCGATCGCCAAGCTGAACATCCCGACCGGCATCCCGCTGCGCTACGACCTGGACGACAACCTGCGCCCGACCAACCCGGGCGGCGAGTACCTCGACCCGGTCGCCGCGAAGGAAGCCGCCGCCGCGGTGGCGAACCAGGGCAAGAAGTAA
- the phoU gene encoding phosphate signaling complex protein PhoU has translation MREEYQADLVEVGRLLVTMAEAVRAALRKATTALLTADLKAAEAVIERDADVDKIYEQVEIKVADTIARQAPVASDLRRVITALHISADLERMGDLAEHVAKTAARRHPSPAVPAELRPTFQQMADVSDRMAEKLITLLGKPDVALAAELESDDDAIDDAERHLFKIMLADDWPYGAETAIDGALLGRFYERYADHAVNIGEHVIYLVTGETPAVQN, from the coding sequence ATGCGCGAGGAGTACCAGGCCGACCTCGTCGAGGTGGGCCGTCTTTTGGTGACCATGGCAGAGGCGGTCCGCGCCGCGCTGCGCAAGGCGACGACCGCGCTGCTGACCGCCGACCTCAAGGCCGCCGAGGCCGTGATCGAGCGGGACGCGGACGTCGACAAGATCTACGAGCAGGTGGAGATCAAGGTCGCCGACACCATCGCCCGGCAGGCGCCGGTCGCGAGCGACCTGCGGCGAGTGATCACCGCCCTGCACATCTCCGCCGACCTGGAGCGGATGGGCGACCTGGCCGAGCACGTGGCGAAGACCGCCGCCCGCCGGCACCCGTCGCCGGCCGTGCCGGCCGAGCTGCGCCCGACGTTCCAGCAGATGGCGGACGTGTCCGACCGGATGGCCGAGAAGCTGATCACGCTGCTCGGCAAGCCCGACGTGGCGCTCGCCGCCGAACTCGAGTCGGACGACGACGCGATCGACGACGCCGAGCGGCACCTCTTCAAGATCATGCTGGCCGACGACTGGCCGTACGGCGCGGAGACCGCCATCGACGGCGCGCTGCTCGGCCGGTTCTACGAGCGGTACGCCGACCACGCCGTGAACATCGGCGAGCACGTGATCTACCTGGTCACGGGAGAAACCCCGGCCGTGCAGAACTGA